The DNA sequence TGAATACCGCCCGCCAACCACACCAGTGCGGGCACCTCCCCCACCAGGGCCACCGCCGTCACCGCGTAGACCCCGAGCCGGGTCAACGCCATCAGAAACACCGTACTCCAGTGCTTCTTATGCAACGCATCGTAAAGAACAATCACCAGCAATAGCGCCAGCCCCGCCAAGGGCGCCCGATCGTCCGGCGCAAAAAACAGAAACACAAACCCCGTAGCAAACAGCCCCAACGCGATACTCAACACCTGCCGCGGTCGAACCCGCCCCGAAGGAATGGGACGATAGGGCTGATGCTGGGTATCCCAGTCCCGATCACAATAATCGTTCAGCGTCATACCACCGGCATAGAAACAGGAAATGGCAAAGACCAACAAACCGATCGTGTAACTCCCCCCCACACTGGCGCTGACCAGCACGGCGGTCGTAAGAATATTCATCCAGATGGTTGGCAAGTTACTTACGCGACCCAGTGCTAACAGAGTTTTTAGGGAAGACATAACATTCTCAAATCGGTTAAAGGTTAACGTTGGCACTGAGGCCGTGCGTGGGGTATACCGTTTGTAGACTCTCGGAGACATGGATGTCGACGAGAAGCCCCCATGGATGGGTTCACGGCGGGTCTACAAACGGTATACCCCACGCACGGCCGGACTCGCAGCTAACACCCCACTTAAAGGAGCACAGCGAGCGCAAAGCAGCGCCGGTCATTCTCCAATAGTTGGCTAATCAAACAGATGTTTCAGCATCAGATCGCAGATATCGGTCGCCGGCACTCGCCCGTTGGGAATCAACTGCGGCTCCGTACTCATCAACAATGGCAGCGACTCCGGCGAACCATCACTCACCCCATGGGAACCTTTCACCAACTCCGGCGCAACGGCAATCACATCCATCACATAGCGAAAGCCCAACTTCTTCTGAGCCACCCGACGCGCCGCTTTCAACTTTGGAAAACGAAGCCTAGGATCAAAAAACAGCTCACAGGGATCAAACCCCGGCTTGCGGTGAATTTCCACCTGATGGGCGTAATCCGGCTGACGGTCATCGTTCAGCCAGAAGTAATAAGTAAACCAGCTATCGGCCTTCGCCAGCAGAACCAACTCACCGCTGCGCTCATGATCCAACCCCAGCTCAGCCTGTTCGGTTTTATCCAGAATCCGATCAATGCCTTCAACCCCTTCAAAAATCTTGCGAACCACCGGAATATCATCGGGGTTATGCACATAGACATGGGCAATCTGATGGTCCGCCACGGCGAAGGCGCGACTGCTGAAGTAATCCAGATACTCTTTACCCAGGTCCACCTTGACCGAGACCATTCCCGCCTCGCGCAGCAGGCGGTTGGGGTGCACGGCCCGGTGAACCTTTTGAATGCCGTACTCGGACAGCACCATCACGCGGCAGCCGCGTTGCTCAAAGAAGTCGAGCAGATCGCCTACCAGGGTATCGATTTCTTTCAGATCCTGAGCGATATCGCCGTCCGGCCCTTCTTTCTGGAGGACATAATCGAGGTGTGGCAGGTACACCAGTTGCAGGCTCGGTTGTTTTTCTTCCTCAATGTACTTCGCCGCATCGGCAATCCACTGGCTGGATTTGATGCTGGTCATGGGCCCCCAGAAGTTGAACAGCGGAAAGTTGCCGAACTTTTCACTGAGGGTATGGCGCAGTTCCAGCGGGCAGGTATAGCAGTCCGGCTCTTTGCGACCATCAGCCAGATACAACGGACGCGGCGTCAGGGTCCAGTCGGCGTCGGTGGCCATGGCGTACCACCAGAAGGTATTGCTGCAGGTAAAATTCGGATCGCGTTGTTTCGCCAGGTGCCACACTTTGGGACTCTGCACCAGCTTGTTACTTTGTCGCCAGAGCCAGACTTCGTTCATGTCTCGAAAGTACCAACCATTAGCCACAATACCGTGTTCTTTGGGGGGCTTGCCGGTGGTATAAGTAGCTTGGGCAGTACAGGTCACGGCGGGGATTACCGGCTCAATATCAGTGGCCTTATCGCGCAACTTATTGAGGCTGGGGGTATGTTCGCCCAATAACTTTCTTGTCAGGCCTACAACGTTCAGGACAACAGTTCTGTGCATTTCTATACTCGTATTTTCGGCTTGGTGAGGAGCGAGCCATCCGTAGGGCGGTTCAAGACCCGCCGTAAACCCATCCCTGGGGGCTTCTCGTCGACATCCATGTCTCCGAGAGTCTTGAACCGCCCTACGGATGCCTCGCTTGCACGTTTCTAGCGTAATTCTATAAAGATCTTGAACAGACTCCGGACCGATTGCGTCAAACGTTCAGTCACAATCCAGTAGTTGGTTCACCCACACTAGCTCACGAGCGATACTCTCCCCCACCGAATCCGTTTTAAGGTGTTCGGGTAAAACACCGAAACTATAGGTCTCCACTTCAAGAGGAATCTGGGCATCCAGTTTGGGGAGTAATGTTTTGAGAAAGCCCTGGGTGGTGCCGCAGTCGCCCAGGTGTTCGAGGAAGATCGGTACGTGGAAATGGACCCGGCACTCGGTTGGCGTCAAACCGGCGTCCACGGCGGCTTCGAATTCGGGCAAATCGGGGAAGGCGTGTAGCGTTCCATCGTCGGTGCGGGCGATGGCCTGGTGTAAGTAGACCGGCTCGTTGAAGCCTTTGAGGTGTTTGACTTCTTCCGGAGTGTCGGCCTGTAAAGCGCTGGAGACCTGGACTTTGGCGATGGGGATTTCGGCTTCGGCCAGGCGCTGCAGGCAGGTGGCCGGGTCCTCGAATTCGACGGCCTGATGGCAGCAGTCGAAGCAGACGCCCAGATGGGCGTTTTCGGCCATGCTCAGACGCGGGCGCAGGCGGCGGAAGAAATCCAGCAGTTCATCGGTGGTTTCCAACACGCAGGCCGGTTCGGGTTCGATGGCAAGCATCAGGTGTACGCCGGTGCTCCGCTTCAAGTTCGCGAAATGGGCAAGCACGTCCTGGATGTGGTCGAGCACGGTGTTCCAGTCTTCCGGTTCAAAGCCCTGTTCGAAGGCGACCGGCACGGTGGATATCGACAGCTGTCGGGCGTCCGGTTGCAGTTGTACGGCGATATCGCCGAGCTGACGGGTGTAGCGCACGCGCTCCTGATCTCGCCAATCCGGCCGATAGACGTTTTCTTTGACCCGCTCGTTGTGGAAGGCGCCATAGGGAAAGCCGTTGATGGTCAGCAGGTAGGCGTTGTGCTGGCGACACCACTGCTGAAATTCCGCAACGGCCTGGGCGTCCACTTCCGCCGCCGCTTGACCGGCGATGCGCAGCCCCAGGGGAAAGGGGCGCTGGGCGTCATCACCCAGTCGCTCCATCACTTCCAGTCCATGGCTGTTGAGGTTGTGCATCACATCGGCCCAGCCTTCGCCCGGGTGGATGTTGCTGCAGTAGGTGAGTGGCGCGTTCAGCTTGGCCATTGGTTCTCCAGCAGTTGCCGACGGCACTGGTGCATGGTGTCCAAGTCAATGTGGTCCACTTCTTCCGCTTCGCCCGCCGACGTCAGCAGGGTAATGCACAGCTCGCCGCCCAGGTGTTCGCGAAAGCCCTGCAGGGCCGCATCGATATCCAGTGCTTCGAGGGCCGGATGACGCAGGGTGAAGCCCACGGCTTCGAGCGTGTCGCGAATGGCCAACAGGGTGCGCGTATCAATTGTGCCCATGGCGTGGGAGTACAGCGAGTCCAGGGCGATGCCGATGGCCACCGCTTCGCCATGGCGCAGCTCGGAGTTGGAGAGCTCCTCCATCCGGTGCGCGCCCCAGTGGCCGAAATCCAGCGGTCGGGCACTGCCCTGCTCGAAGGGATCGCCACTGGTGCGGATATGGTTCAGGTGCAGCTCGGCACAGCGGGCGATCATATGCTCCATCGCCTTGGGTTCGAATTCCCCCAGGCGATGGCGCGCTTCATGCAGCCAGTGGAAGAACTCACCATCGCGAATCAGCGCGACTTTTACCGCCTCGGCGATGCCACAGCGGCTGTCCCGCTCGGACAGACTACTCAGCAGGTCATAGTCGTTGATCACAGCGTAGGGCGCTGCAAAGGTGCCCAGGTAATTTTTCCGGCCCCGGTAGTTGATGGCATTCTTTACGCCGATGCCGGCATCGTTCTGGGCCAGTACTGTGGTGGGCATACGGATCAGTCGGATGCCGCGGTGCGCGGTGGCCGCCGCATAGCCCATGGCATCGATTACGGCACCGCCGCCAATCACCAACGCGAAACTGTGCCGATCAATGCGGTCGGTTTGGGTGCGCTGATAGAATTCATCCACTTCCACCGGATCGTTCTTGCAGATCTCGCCGCCGCGCACCATAAGAGGCGGTTCAATCAGCTCAATCCGGTCCGCGTGCGCCTCGGCATAAGCGCGCATGCGCTCTACCAGATCCGGGTGCCCTTTGAGCACCTGATCATCGATCACGGGCAGAACCCGGTGACGTTTTTTACCCGCAAAGGCGAGCACTTTGAGCAACACATCGCTCTCGGGGTTGAAGGTGTCCCGGTTGAAGTACACCGGGAACTCGTGGGTCATGGTAAACGCCTGGTGAATCTGCCACATGAGTTGCTACCGCTTCTTCTGCAATCAGTTGGGCACCGGCTCATCGACGCGGGGTTGTTGGCCGCGCAGCACAGTGTTGTCGTTGTAGGATTGGCGCTGGTCGATTACCGCCGGCCGGGACAGCTCGTCGATATCGATCTGACCGGACTGGGCGTAGGCGTCCAGGGCGTTCTGCCAACAGGTCAGTTCAATGGCTTTCTCTTCGATACCGCGCTCGCGCATCAGGTTGGCGGTCTTCGGTACCGACAGCGGGTCGCTCACGCCCCAGTCGGCGGAGCTGTCGACAATAATGCGTTCCGGCCCGTATTTACGGACCACTTCCACCATCCGCTCAGAGCCCATCTTGGTGTTGGGATAAATGGTAAAGGCTGCCCAGGCGCCGCTGTTCAGCACGTCGTCCACCGTCTCTTCGTTGTTGTGGTCGATCACCAGCTTTTCCATGGGGACGCCGATTTCCCGCGCCACATCAATGGAGCGGATGATGCCGTTTTTCTTGTCCCGGTGGGGGGAGTGGACCATCACCACCATGTCGTGCTCGACGGCGAATTCCAACTGCCGCTGATAGATGTACTCTTCCGCCGGGGTGATTTCGTCGTAACCGATTTCGCCAATCGCCACAACGCCTTCTTTCAGGGCAAAGTTGGGCAGAATATCGAGTGCCTCACGGGCCAGGCCTTCGTTATTGGCCTCTTTGGAGTTGATGCCGATGGTGCAGTAGTGCGCGATCCCGAACTGGGAGGCGCGGAATCGTTCCCACCCCACCAGACTGGCAAAGTAATCGATAAAACTGCCCACGTTGGTGCGCGGCTGGCCCATCCAGAAGGCCGGCTCGATGACCGCGCGAATGCCCGCGGCGGCCATGTTCTGATAATCGTCGGTGGTGCGACTGCTCATATGAATATGCGGGTCAAAGTACTGCATAAGCACGCCTCTGTTATTCGGGTACGTTATTGATCAAGCGGACGGCCGCTCGGCGAACAGGGGCGCAAACTGCGCCTGTTCGGAGCGCCCTGCGGTCGCGTTTTGCCAGTAGGGTAACACTTTCGGGTCGGCCGGCTCGACCGACGCCAGCCACTGCGTCTGCCCGGCACGGGCAGCGCCCAGCAGCATCGCCTGCTGTTCAGTCGTTGTGGCCTCTGACCAATGCTGCTCCAGAAGCTGGCGGACCCGCTCCGGGTGATGAGGGCCCAGGCAAAGCCAGAGCCCCAAGTGGTAGTGGCGCCCGGCGCTGTGGCGCTCTTCGGCCCAGTCCAGCGCCATCCGGGTCAGCTCCGGGGTAAGTCGCTGATCCAGCCCGGATACCCGGTACAGCGGGCAGTCCAGAAACAGCGCCTTGATCACTAACTGGTGCCAGGCGGTATCATCGAAGTGGGTGACCGGATAGGGCGAGTCCAGGGCAACGGCTTCAAACACCGTCAACATATTGGTACGGCAGGCTTCGGCCGCCCGCCAGGTAAACCGCTCGCCGCGCGGCAGCAGGGGCAGGCTGCGGTAAAGAGCGCAGGTTTCCCCCTCGTCGGCAAAGCGGAACAGCGCCTCGAACTCCTCGGCAAAACTCGCCTGCGCCAGGTCGGGGCGCGCCAGAATCAGGTTGATGCGCAGCAGCTCGAGCCGGTTCCAGGCACGGGGACTCCAGCCCGGCAGCGCGCCTTCAGCGGCGGCCAGCTCCGTGTCGGTCAATCCCAGGGGCTGGCGTTTAGCGTGCCGGCTGGCCATGGCCAGGAGGTTGGCAAAGGTCTGACCCTGGGCACCGTCGGCCACCTGGCCCTGAGCTTTGGCCCAGAAAGCCCGGCCGGACTCGGTCAGGTGCTCATCCAACAACGCTTCCAACAATTGATGTACTGAATGCTCCGATGCCACTGCCACTACCTATAAATCATATAATTAGACGATGGATTATACGCAAACGGTCAAGGGTAATCGAGTCACCCCAAGAAGGTAACCCCGGAATCGTAAGGAATCGTTTAACCGGACGTTCACAATTGCAATTCAGGGCATTTTCGGCAAAGCTTGCGCCTTTTAACAACCCGAACGACACGCCTATGCCTTCCAAAAAGCTCAACAAAGGTTCTTCCGGCCAGAATCGCAAAGCCAGTGAACAATATATGGACAAGTTTCGCCAAAAGCCCGGCGTTCAGGAAACCGATTCCGGACTGCTCTACCGGGAAGTGGAGCCCGGCCAGGGCCTGACGCCCACCATGGACGACAAGGTGGTGGTCAACCAGCGCATTCAACTGGTCAACGGCAAGGTGATTGGCGACACGTATCAGGAGGGAATGCCCGATACCTTCTGGATGAAAGAAGCCATCGCCGGCATTCAGGAGGGGTTACAACTGATGCAGGAAGGCGCTCGCTACGAGTTCGTGGTGCCCCCGGAGTTGGCCTGGGGCAAGAAAGGTGTGGGCAACAAAATCGGGCCCAATGCGGTACTGATCTTCGACCTGCGCCTGATGGAAGTGGCGTTCGACTAGCACCGGCGCGGCGTCGCGCTGCGCCGGTGCCCGCCTGGCATGCTACAACTGCAGTGGTTCGCCGTTGAGACTCACGGACTCGGTCTCGATGGAGGAGACATTTTCCAGAATACCCAGCTCATCAGCATGTTTGATGGTGACATCGTGTAACGTCACCCCGCTGATGGGCGCGCGCTCAAAGCCGCGCAGATGGAACACCCGCTCGGCATTCTCTACCACCATGTTACTGACATGGAGATCCTTCACCTCTGGCAGGTAGTCCCCGGCATCCCCCTCCTCATAGTAGAAGTTGATCACAAAGACATCTTTCACCTGTCCGATCACAATATTCCGAATGGCGATATTCTCGATCAGCCCGCCACGCACCGAATTGGTCTTGATGCGCACCGCGCGGTCCAGCACCGGGCTGTCCATATGACAGCGACGGGCAAACACATTGCGCGCACCACCCGAGATTTCACTGCCAATGACCACCCCGCCGTGACCGGCACGCATCTGGCAATCCTGAATCACAATATTCTGAATCGGCGTGGCCAGACGGCGGCCATCGGCGTTTCGGCCGGATTTGAGTGCGATGCAGTCATCCCCGGTATCGAACAGGCATTTTTCGATCAACACGCGGTTGCAGGACTCGGGGTCGCAACCATCAGAGTTCGGTCCGTGACTGACGCATTGCACACCGCGCACAATCACGTCCTCAGACAGCACGGGGTTGAGCAGCCAAAAGGGGGAGTTACGGATGGTCACCCCTTCGATCAGAACCCGCTTACAGCGGTAGGGCTGAACAAAAGGTGGGCGCAGGTAATTGTCCTCAAACACCCGCTCCTCCACCGGGACACCCTGCTCGGCCATCTCAAACAACGGCGTGCGGGTATGTTTCTGATCCTCTACCGGATCAATGGGCCATTGAGCTCGACTCCAGCGCCCCTTCCAGGGCCACCAGACCGTGTTGGAACCGTTACCCTCCAGAACACCTTGGCCGGTCACCGCGATGTTTTCCTGCTCGTAGGCGTAAATCAACGGAGAGTATCCCATCAGTTCCACGCCTTCCCAGCGCGTCATGACGTAAGGTTTGTAGCGCTCCGGGTCCGTGTAGAAAGACAGCACGGCACCTTCCTGCAAGTGCAGATTGATGTTGGTTTTAAGGTGCACCGGCCCGGTATTGAACTGCCCCGCCGGAATCACCACCCGGCCACCGCCAGCGGCGGCACAGGCCTCAATGGCTTTGGCTATCGGGCCGGTATTATCGGTTTCCCCGTCTCCCTTGCCACCGAACTCCGTGACCAGAAAATCCCGGTTCGGGAAGTCCGTTCGCGCGATATTGTCGATAATGTCGTCTGCCTGCTTCCAGAGCGCCTCATCGCGCCCGACGTAGGCGGGGGAAGTTGGAGAGGTGGTGCTGCATCCGGCCACCGGCATTAAACCCAAGGCACAGGAAGACAGACCCAGCGCCTTCAGGCTGCCGCGTTTCTGTAGATCGATCATGTTTTCTATCCCGTCGGTTGATTGACTTTAATAAGTAGTTGTTATGACTCATCCGTGATCAAGGCCCTGCTCGTGTCGGCAGAGCCAAGGGGAATAGTGAGACAAAGTGATGGGAGTTTCAAGAAGTGTGCAAACGGGAGGATTGCCTGGCGATCTGTCGCACCAAAGGGAGACTCTTACCTTCCGAACACGCATAAAAAAACCCCGCTTCTTACGAAGCGGGGTTTTCTGTATGTGGCGCACTCGGGAGGATTCGAACCTCCGACCGCTCGGTTCGTAGCCGAGTACTCTATCCAGCTGAGCTACGAGTGCGTCGTCAACGGGGGCGAATATTAGAGATCTGAAGGCGGTTCGTCAAGTGTTTGATTGAAAAAGTTTTTTTGGAGATGGGTTTCGGCGGATGCGCTTCGCTCCGATGCGTCGGACCGATCCGCCCTACGGCCGAGCGCAGCGGTATAAACCTGCGTAGGGCGGATAAGCCGCAGGCGCATCCGCCGTTGAGGTTGGGTGGGATACCAAAAGCTCGGGGAGTTGCTTTACGGGAGGGATAGACCGGGGCACATCCATGTGCCCCGCCCTTCGGGCGCCTGCGGCGGTCCCAATCGCTCCAGGCGATTGGTCGAACCGGAGGGTTCGAACCAAGACATCCCTCACCGCCATATACGAAAAAACCCGGCGATTGCCGGGTTTTTTCGTATATGGCGGTGAGGGAGGGATTCGAACCCTCGAACGGTTTCCCGTTACACACTTTCCAGGCGTGCGCCTTCAGCCACTCGGCCACCTCACCGTAAAACTCTTTGAACGACCTGCCGTTCAGAGGGTGCGTAATGTACACAAGTGGCGTACTAAACGCAACGCTATTGGCCCGGCCAGGGGTGAAAAAATGTCTCTGGATTCACTGACTTGGGAGGCTGGGGCGGTTTGGCGGGGGTTCCCAGGTAGAGGAAGCCCACTATCTGCTCCAGCTCGCCGACACCCAGCCCTTCTTTCACCACCGGATGGTAGGTCATGGCCCCGGTCCGCCAGAAGGCCCCTACCCCCTGGGCGAAGGCGGCATTGAGCATGTTCTGTACGGCGGCGCCGGCCGAGATCAGTTGCTCGACGTGCGGCACCTTGGGGTTCTGCCGGCAGGCGGCAATGGCGACCAGAATCAACGGCGCGCGGCGTGGTTTGGCGCGCAGGGATTGTTGATCGGGTTCCGGGGTGTCGGGCGTGTCCTTGAGCATCGCCTGCACGAACAGGTCTCCCAGTCGATCCAGCCCTTCATCTTCAATTACCAGAAAGCGCCAGGGCTGCATCAGGCCGTGATCGGCGGCGCGCAGGGCGGCGCGGTAGATGGCGTCGCGCTGTACATCGGTGGGCGCCGGTTCGGTCAATTTGGGCGAGGAAACCCGTTGGTGCAATACGTCTAGTGCGTGCATAGGAGCCTGTGGTCGAATCAATGGGGCGGGAATGATAACACGACTTCATCGGTTGATTTAAGCGCCATTTAGGCGCGGTTAACCGCTGTTCGTGGACTTTTCGCGTAAAAAAACGTCTAATAGGACCCTCAGGGAGTGACACGCGACTCCAGGACCGACCTTGCCGATTGAAAACCATCCGGCGCCCTCACGCTCCCCAGAGACGCTATTTAGCGAGCGTATTGCGTCGAGCAGGACAGCATACAAGGTTTCCCGATAACAATGACTAAGAACTCAGCGCACAAAAAGCCCGAAGAGGCTCAAGCGGAATCGCCGCTTCACCAATACTATTTTCGATCACTGATCTGCTTTGCCGCCGCCGGCACCCTGGCGTCCTACATTGAATGGTCGGCCATCCAGCCCGTGTATATTGGCACCATTGTTTTTCTGCTGCTGTACACCTACCTGACCTACCACTTCACCCACACGCTGGATCGCGAAAAACTCAGCCGCGTAACCCGCTATTTGTCCTGGGCCGATGCGGCGCTGATCGGGCTGGTCCTCAGCCTGACCAACTTCAGCCTGCTGCCGCTGGCGCTGTTTCTGACCATGATCCAGTTCAACGCCCTTCTCACCGGCGGACTGAGGCGCTGGGGTGAAGATAACGTGGCCTTTGCCGTCGGTATCCTGCTCAGTTTCCTGGTACACAAACCGCAATGGGTGTTCAGTAGCAGCATTGAAATCAGCGCGGCGAGCCTGATCGGTATCATCACCTACTTTCTGGTGTACGCCCTGTATATGCATCAGAGAATGCGCCGCCTGATCATGAACCAGATGAAACTGGAGAATGAGCAGAAATGGCACAAGATCCGCTCGTATAAACTGTCCCGATACCTGCCGCCTCCGGTGTGGCGGGCGATCAATCAGGGCAAGGATCATATGCTTCAGGCGGAGCGCAAGCGCATTACCGTGTTCTTCTCGGACATCAAGAACTTCAGCCAACTGTCCGAAGAAATGGAAGCCGAGGCGCTTACGGAGCTGCTCAATCACTACCTGACCGAGATGTCGAAAATCATCACCCACTTTGGCGGCACCATCGACAAGTTTATGGGTGACGGCATTATGGTCATGTTTGGTGATAGCAACAGCAAGGGCGTCAAACAGGACTGCATGAACTGTGTGTCCATGGCCATCGCCATGAAAAAGCGCATGAAGTCCCTGCAGCAGGAGTGGTACAACCAGGGCATCAAAAAGCCCCTGCAGATCCGGATGGGCATGAACACCGGCTATTGCACGGTGGGTACCTTCGGTACCTCAAGCCATCTGGACTACACCGTGCTGGGCACTCACGTGAACCTGGCCAGCCGCCTGGAGTCCGCAGCCCAGCCCGATGAAATTCTGATTTCCCACGAGACCTGGTCGCTGGTCAAAGACGCCGTCATGTGTCAGGACAAGGGCGAAATCACGGTGAAGGGGTTCAGCCAGCCGGTGAAGGTGTACCAGGTGGCCGGGTTCCGTAAGGACCTGGGTAAAAATCAGAGTTTCTTTGAGGATCGCGCCGAAGGCTTCTCCATGTACCTGGATCTGGAGAAGGTGCGCAATTACGAGAAAGCCAAGGTGATCAAGGCGTTGCAGACCGCCGCCGAAAAGCTCAAGGATAAAGTCATCGTATAACCTTGCTCCGGCGGGCCCGGTCCCGCCGGAGCACCACCAGCCTACTGTCGCACCAGACGCTCAAAATCGGGCGCCGACCCCTGCGCTGAGCTGCGCCAGGGGTTGATATCCAACCCGCCGCGACGCGTGTAGCGCGCGAAAACCGTCAGAAACTCCGGCTTACAGCGCGCTTGCAGATCGACAAACATCCGCTCAACGCAGTGCTCGTGAAAGTCCTGATGTTCACGAAACGATACCACGTACTTCAGCAAACCCTCTCGTTCGATTTTTGAGCCGCGATAATGAATTTCCACCGTGGCCCAATCCGGTTGACCGGTTACCGGGCAATTGCTCTTCAACAGATGACTGTGCAGCCGCTCTTCAACCAACTCCTCCCCAGTGGCAAGCAACTCGGGCGCCGGGTGGTAGTGCTCGATGGTAACCGGCAGCGCGTCGATACACTCCCCGCCCGCCTCGGCAATCGGCAGTTGAGCGTCCGCCACCGGCTCAAGCTGAACGCTGACGTCTGCACCGGCGGCCGCGCTCAAGTCCTGGATCATCTGCGCCCGCACCTGCTCCTGTCCGGCAAAGCGGCTTTGATTGTAGGAGTTCAGATACAGCTTGAATGATTTGGACTCAATCAGGTTCGGACTGGTGCACGGCAATCGAAATTGCGCGATGGCGACGATGGGCTTGCCGCGCTCATCCAGCCAGGA is a window from the Marinimicrobium koreense genome containing:
- a CDS encoding glycoside hydrolase family 28 protein, coding for MIDLQKRGSLKALGLSSCALGLMPVAGCSTTSPTSPAYVGRDEALWKQADDIIDNIARTDFPNRDFLVTEFGGKGDGETDNTGPIAKAIEACAAAGGGRVVIPAGQFNTGPVHLKTNINLHLQEGAVLSFYTDPERYKPYVMTRWEGVELMGYSPLIYAYEQENIAVTGQGVLEGNGSNTVWWPWKGRWSRAQWPIDPVEDQKHTRTPLFEMAEQGVPVEERVFEDNYLRPPFVQPYRCKRVLIEGVTIRNSPFWLLNPVLSEDVIVRGVQCVSHGPNSDGCDPESCNRVLIEKCLFDTGDDCIALKSGRNADGRRLATPIQNIVIQDCQMRAGHGGVVIGSEISGGARNVFARRCHMDSPVLDRAVRIKTNSVRGGLIENIAIRNIVIGQVKDVFVINFYYEEGDAGDYLPEVKDLHVSNMVVENAERVFHLRGFERAPISGVTLHDVTIKHADELGILENVSSIETESVSLNGEPLQL
- a CDS encoding FKBP-type peptidyl-prolyl cis-trans isomerase, with the protein product MPSKKLNKGSSGQNRKASEQYMDKFRQKPGVQETDSGLLYREVEPGQGLTPTMDDKVVVNQRIQLVNGKVIGDTYQEGMPDTFWMKEAIAGIQEGLQLMQEGARYEFVVPPELAWGKKGVGNKIGPNAVLIFDLRLMEVAFD
- a CDS encoding alkaline phosphatase family protein; amino-acid sequence: MHRTVVLNVVGLTRKLLGEHTPSLNKLRDKATDIEPVIPAVTCTAQATYTTGKPPKEHGIVANGWYFRDMNEVWLWRQSNKLVQSPKVWHLAKQRDPNFTCSNTFWWYAMATDADWTLTPRPLYLADGRKEPDCYTCPLELRHTLSEKFGNFPLFNFWGPMTSIKSSQWIADAAKYIEEEKQPSLQLVYLPHLDYVLQKEGPDGDIAQDLKEIDTLVGDLLDFFEQRGCRVMVLSEYGIQKVHRAVHPNRLLREAGMVSVKVDLGKEYLDYFSSRAFAVADHQIAHVYVHNPDDIPVVRKIFEGVEGIDRILDKTEQAELGLDHERSGELVLLAKADSWFTYYFWLNDDRQPDYAHQVEIHRKPGFDPCELFFDPRLRFPKLKAARRVAQKKLGFRYVMDVIAVAPELVKGSHGVSDGSPESLPLLMSTEPQLIPNGRVPATDICDLMLKHLFD
- a CDS encoding nitroreductase family protein, with amino-acid sequence MHALDVLHQRVSSPKLTEPAPTDVQRDAIYRAALRAADHGLMQPWRFLVIEDEGLDRLGDLFVQAMLKDTPDTPEPDQQSLRAKPRRAPLILVAIAACRQNPKVPHVEQLISAGAAVQNMLNAAFAQGVGAFWRTGAMTYHPVVKEGLGVGELEQIVGFLYLGTPAKPPQPPKSVNPETFFHPWPGQ
- a CDS encoding 3-dehydroquinate synthase, which translates into the protein MWQIHQAFTMTHEFPVYFNRDTFNPESDVLLKVLAFAGKKRHRVLPVIDDQVLKGHPDLVERMRAYAEAHADRIELIEPPLMVRGGEICKNDPVEVDEFYQRTQTDRIDRHSFALVIGGGAVIDAMGYAAATAHRGIRLIRMPTTVLAQNDAGIGVKNAINYRGRKNYLGTFAAPYAVINDYDLLSSLSERDSRCGIAEAVKVALIRDGEFFHWLHEARHRLGEFEPKAMEHMIARCAELHLNHIRTSGDPFEQGSARPLDFGHWGAHRMEELSNSELRHGEAVAIGIALDSLYSHAMGTIDTRTLLAIRDTLEAVGFTLRHPALEALDIDAALQGFREHLGGELCITLLTSAGEAEEVDHIDLDTMHQCRRQLLENQWPS
- a CDS encoding TatD family hydrolase; translation: MQYFDPHIHMSSRTTDDYQNMAAAGIRAVIEPAFWMGQPRTNVGSFIDYFASLVGWERFRASQFGIAHYCTIGINSKEANNEGLAREALDILPNFALKEGVVAIGEIGYDEITPAEEYIYQRQLEFAVEHDMVVMVHSPHRDKKNGIIRSIDVAREIGVPMEKLVIDHNNEETVDDVLNSGAWAAFTIYPNTKMGSERMVEVVRKYGPERIIVDSSADWGVSDPLSVPKTANLMRERGIEEKAIELTCWQNALDAYAQSGQIDIDELSRPAVIDQRQSYNDNTVLRGQQPRVDEPVPN
- a CDS encoding EboA domain-containing protein, which translates into the protein MASEHSVHQLLEALLDEHLTESGRAFWAKAQGQVADGAQGQTFANLLAMASRHAKRQPLGLTDTELAAAEGALPGWSPRAWNRLELLRINLILARPDLAQASFAEEFEALFRFADEGETCALYRSLPLLPRGERFTWRAAEACRTNMLTVFEAVALDSPYPVTHFDDTAWHQLVIKALFLDCPLYRVSGLDQRLTPELTRMALDWAEERHSAGRHYHLGLWLCLGPHHPERVRQLLEQHWSEATTTEQQAMLLGAARAGQTQWLASVEPADPKVLPYWQNATAGRSEQAQFAPLFAERPSA
- the eboE gene encoding metabolite traffic protein EboE, producing MAKLNAPLTYCSNIHPGEGWADVMHNLNSHGLEVMERLGDDAQRPFPLGLRIAGQAAAEVDAQAVAEFQQWCRQHNAYLLTINGFPYGAFHNERVKENVYRPDWRDQERVRYTRQLGDIAVQLQPDARQLSISTVPVAFEQGFEPEDWNTVLDHIQDVLAHFANLKRSTGVHLMLAIEPEPACVLETTDELLDFFRRLRPRLSMAENAHLGVCFDCCHQAVEFEDPATCLQRLAEAEIPIAKVQVSSALQADTPEEVKHLKGFNEPVYLHQAIARTDDGTLHAFPDLPEFEAAVDAGLTPTECRVHFHVPIFLEHLGDCGTTQGFLKTLLPKLDAQIPLEVETYSFGVLPEHLKTDSVGESIARELVWVNQLLDCD
- a CDS encoding UbiA family prenyltransferase, which encodes MSSLKTLLALGRVSNLPTIWMNILTTAVLVSASVGGSYTIGLLVFAISCFYAGGMTLNDYCDRDWDTQHQPYRPIPSGRVRPRQVLSIALGLFATGFVFLFFAPDDRAPLAGLALLLVIVLYDALHKKHWSTVFLMALTRLGVYAVTAVALVGEVPALVWLAGGIQTVYTLAVTVVARWENSRRDGFGFPVIPWMIAAMGIVDGVFLAIVVDPVWLAIGVAATLLTRLSQRYVRGD